From a single Haloarcula sp. DT43 genomic region:
- the tmk gene encoding dTMP kinase — translation MLVTLEGLDGSGKTTVWERLRSDDAVPDGAVFTREPTDSWYGDAVQRSIDDDGADSLAELFLYTADHAAHLSETVRPALEEGRLVVSDRYSDSRYAYQGATLAASETFDDPLGFVREVHAPWTRPPDRTVYLDLDPETAARRSGATNKFETADYLARVRDNYERLIDADPERFVRVDATADPDTVYEQVRDAIV, via the coding sequence ATGCTCGTCACGCTCGAAGGACTGGACGGGAGTGGGAAGACGACCGTGTGGGAACGGCTCCGAAGCGACGACGCGGTCCCCGACGGGGCCGTGTTCACGCGCGAACCGACCGACTCCTGGTACGGGGACGCCGTCCAGCGCTCCATCGACGACGACGGCGCGGACTCGCTGGCCGAACTGTTCCTCTACACGGCCGACCACGCCGCCCATCTCTCGGAGACAGTCCGACCGGCGCTTGAGGAGGGCCGACTCGTCGTCTCCGACCGCTACAGCGATTCGCGGTACGCCTACCAGGGTGCCACGCTCGCAGCGAGCGAGACGTTCGACGACCCGCTGGGGTTCGTCCGGGAGGTCCACGCGCCCTGGACCCGGCCGCCGGACCGGACCGTGTACCTCGACCTCGACCCCGAGACTGCCGCACGGCGAAGCGGCGCGACGAACAAGTTCGAGACCGCCGACTATCTGGCACGGGTTCGTGACAACTACGAGCGCCTCATCGACGCCGACCCCGAGCGGTTCGTCCGCGTCGACGCGACTGCCGACCCGGACACCGTGTACGAGCAGGTCCGGGACGCGATAGTTTAG
- a CDS encoding Lrp/AsnC family transcriptional regulator has product MVSAFIMIKTAAGKSEELLAAVRAAEGITEAHIVAGQYDIIAEATGTEVYDIMQSVATHVRDLDGVADTRTYMCLE; this is encoded by the coding sequence ATGGTCAGTGCGTTTATCATGATAAAGACGGCTGCCGGCAAATCCGAGGAACTGCTCGCGGCGGTCCGTGCGGCCGAAGGCATCACCGAGGCACACATCGTCGCCGGCCAGTACGACATCATCGCCGAGGCGACGGGCACGGAAGTGTACGACATCATGCAGTCCGTGGCGACCCACGTCCGGGACCTCGACGGCGTCGCCGACACGCGCACGTACATGTGCCTTGAGTGA
- a CDS encoding potassium channel family protein: MRFVIVGAGRVGLRTARVLQESGHEVVLIERDESAVERARTAGFEVIAGDGAIEETLGEADLDAADALGALTGDLNDNFVACMIAKEHGCRTVMRIDEDYREEIYRRYASDVDEIIYPERLGAIAAKNALLGGNIRAVADIAQNLQLVEFTIQAQSPMEGYSLSELELPSDSRLMAHGKGEAPLAIPDPDETLEAGDRVVILADFGTLSDVRSIVVGESGRATALGGA, translated from the coding sequence ATGCGATTCGTTATCGTGGGTGCAGGTCGTGTCGGACTGCGGACGGCTCGCGTCCTGCAGGAGAGTGGCCACGAAGTCGTCCTCATCGAGCGCGACGAGAGCGCGGTCGAACGCGCACGGACGGCCGGCTTCGAGGTGATTGCGGGCGACGGGGCCATCGAGGAGACGCTCGGCGAGGCCGACCTCGACGCCGCCGACGCGCTGGGCGCGCTCACCGGCGACCTGAACGACAACTTCGTCGCCTGCATGATAGCCAAGGAACACGGCTGTCGCACCGTCATGCGCATCGACGAGGACTACCGCGAGGAGATTTACCGGCGCTACGCCTCTGACGTGGACGAGATTATCTACCCCGAACGGCTGGGGGCCATCGCCGCGAAGAACGCGCTACTGGGCGGGAACATCCGTGCAGTCGCCGACATCGCACAGAACCTCCAGCTCGTGGAGTTCACGATTCAGGCCCAGTCGCCGATGGAGGGGTACTCGCTGTCGGAGCTGGAACTGCCCTCGGACTCCCGGTTGATGGCCCACGGGAAAGGCGAGGCCCCGCTCGCCATCCCGGACCCGGACGAGACGCTAGAGGCCGGCGACCGGGTCGTGATACTCGCGGACTTCGGGACGCTCTCGGACGTCCGGAGCATCGTCGTCGGCGAATCGGGTCGCGCGACCGCGCTCGGAGGTGCCTGA
- a CDS encoding Lrp/AsnC family transcriptional regulator has product MVIAYVMVKAHTGDADRLKAEIEAVDGVVEAHIVAGDVDFIAKVEVETPAEVKDVAATHIQDIQGVETTQTYIAMD; this is encoded by the coding sequence ATGGTCATCGCCTACGTGATGGTCAAGGCTCACACCGGCGACGCGGACCGCCTGAAAGCCGAAATCGAAGCTGTCGACGGCGTCGTCGAGGCCCACATCGTCGCCGGCGACGTCGACTTCATCGCCAAGGTCGAGGTGGAGACGCCCGCCGAAGTCAAAGACGTCGCGGCGACGCACATCCAGGACATCCAGGGCGTCGAAACCACACAGACCTACATCGCGATGGACTGA
- a CDS encoding DUF5813 family protein: MTDVPDDVAEAFDRHDALVPAGDGYAVETTNFDGRVTASEGEDWRTNYEVTVTVPSLQAATSDEVGDAVVDGWFETLERRLEDAPKATRIAVELDDYSVVADGEQVVVTFEYTMGGEREAADIAKTFVEYVEGTYVEGVVPGYDYVGVVADLLDSASTGGSEGTRGGTPL, translated from the coding sequence ATGACTGACGTGCCAGACGACGTCGCCGAGGCGTTCGACCGACACGACGCGCTGGTCCCAGCGGGGGACGGCTACGCCGTCGAGACGACGAACTTCGACGGGCGAGTGACCGCCAGCGAGGGCGAGGACTGGCGGACGAACTACGAGGTCACGGTCACGGTGCCGTCGTTACAGGCCGCGACGAGCGACGAAGTCGGCGACGCCGTCGTCGACGGCTGGTTCGAGACGCTCGAACGGCGGCTGGAGGACGCGCCGAAGGCGACCCGCATCGCCGTCGAACTGGACGACTACAGCGTCGTCGCTGACGGCGAACAGGTCGTCGTGACCTTCGAGTACACGATGGGCGGGGAGCGGGAGGCCGCCGACATCGCAAAGACGTTCGTCGAGTACGTCGAGGGGACGTACGTCGAGGGGGTCGTTCCCGGCTACGACTACGTCGGCGTCGTGGCGGACCTGCTCGACTCGGCGAGCACCGGCGGGAGCGAGGGGACCCGCGGCGGCACGCCGCTGTAG
- a CDS encoding ferredoxin produces the protein MADADDHVDPSEIGEQDGPPVEEKPYKIIFEANKCFGAGKCAEKSRNWTLDIDTGIAKPEAYFFGEEELEHNVAAAEACPAKKDRGIIHVVDRRTNEEIAPDPNGDGTLSVDW, from the coding sequence ATGGCAGACGCGGACGACCACGTCGACCCGAGCGAAATCGGCGAACAGGACGGCCCCCCGGTCGAGGAGAAGCCCTACAAGATAATCTTCGAGGCCAACAAGTGCTTCGGCGCGGGCAAGTGCGCCGAGAAGTCGCGCAACTGGACCCTCGACATAGACACCGGTATCGCCAAGCCCGAGGCGTACTTCTTCGGCGAGGAGGAACTGGAGCACAACGTCGCAGCCGCCGAGGCCTGCCCGGCGAAGAAGGACCGAGGCATCATCCACGTCGTCGACCGCCGAACCAACGAGGAAATCGCCCCCGACCCCAACGGCGACGGCACCCTCTCGGTCGACTGGTAG
- a CDS encoding MOSC domain-containing protein, whose translation MAHVERLTVYPVKALDGMDCESVSIRPGGTLAHDREFAMFDDGGDVVNGKRTDRVHDVDADYDPDTGTLSVTTDGDSAVFDLRDERARSEAAEWLGAFFDVTLTVERDETLGYVDRREMGPSVISTATLETVASWFDAVTVDGLRRRLRANVEVGGVPAFWEDRFVGADAPAFRAGGVRFEGVTPCGRCVVPQRDPDTGEETPGFRERFVERRRETFPEWADRDAFDHCYTLMLIARVPEADRGAELAVGDPVDVVPAAET comes from the coding sequence GTGGCACACGTCGAGCGACTCACCGTCTACCCCGTCAAGGCGCTGGACGGCATGGACTGCGAATCGGTATCGATACGGCCGGGCGGCACGCTAGCACACGACCGCGAGTTCGCCATGTTCGACGACGGCGGCGACGTGGTCAACGGCAAGCGGACCGACCGCGTCCACGACGTCGACGCCGACTACGACCCCGACACGGGAACGCTCTCGGTCACGACCGACGGCGACAGCGCAGTGTTCGACCTCCGGGACGAGCGCGCCCGTTCGGAAGCGGCAGAGTGGCTCGGTGCGTTCTTCGACGTGACCCTGACCGTCGAGCGCGACGAGACGCTGGGCTACGTCGACCGCCGCGAGATGGGGCCGTCGGTTATCAGCACTGCGACGCTGGAAACCGTGGCGTCGTGGTTCGACGCCGTGACCGTCGACGGCCTGCGACGGCGACTCCGGGCGAACGTTGAGGTCGGCGGCGTCCCGGCGTTCTGGGAGGACCGCTTCGTCGGCGCGGACGCCCCCGCTTTCCGGGCCGGCGGCGTCCGGTTCGAGGGCGTGACTCCCTGCGGTCGCTGCGTGGTCCCCCAGCGGGACCCCGACACCGGCGAGGAAACGCCGGGGTTCCGGGAGCGGTTCGTCGAACGCCGGCGGGAGACGTTTCCGGAGTGGGCCGACCGGGACGCCTTCGACCACTGCTACACACTGATGCTCATCGCCCGCGTCCCCGAGGCCGACCGCGGCGCGGAACTGGCCGTCGGGGACCCCGTCGACGTCGTGCCGGCGGCCGAGACGTAG
- a CDS encoding amino acid permease, translating to MVEHTRTLDFKIAFAIGLGTMIAAGIFSLSGTAVAAIGSSAVIAFVIAAVIAGVTAAAYSEFASVYSENGGGYLFCSRTFEDRDLLTYSIGMSLFLGYTGTTAFYLATMDEWVVRFILPEALHFLPHGTAGVTTAVLLGVLNARGTEESGSFQLIVTGAKVAVLLAFIGGAFAFRGPSAAVGTFAGNFGGGPVDILAISALAFITFFGFSAIAASAGEIIKPKRTVPRAIAASIITVTVLYAFVIVAMVNSPIPAEVIAQEGETAMGRVAASFLGSIGESLIVAGAIFSMVSASNASILAASSIGSLMGTRGQAPRRFSRIHPDYGTPSWSVATATATIVALIVFFIALFPAEGGLLGGLGLHLGLNALTGFATLNLLLPLAVVNVALIYSRRRFPDITRGFRVPGVPVVPVIGVLANLGLIYNLPTKGVVTGLVLTGAMVVVYLAWGGAPETEDLLREVVPETPASSAATAGAEAESVAGAGGFRVLVPVARPDRAARYVELAAALAKVSDEDPIVHVLNVTQVPDQTPWESVQDTAKARTERIRSELGDDYGVDLLIEGHTCRDVAFDILQTARDDDADLILMGYPERHQDVTETVEHEAPCDVFFADKTTSADDLGVINIGAGGGPHHQAVLPLVNALGQLGSDLHLINVSTDDEGANEASGTTLDALEGVETTQVHNVRAGTVADGLVETAAENGGVLVIGASRDRWLRQALFGSTPDEVIALAADRDVPVLVYASQTGVSGRLSERLFPVTRYLRKRLSRSGRKQGSSPDWN from the coding sequence ATGGTTGAGCACACCCGAACGCTAGATTTCAAGATCGCGTTCGCAATCGGGCTGGGGACGATGATCGCCGCCGGGATCTTCTCCCTGTCGGGTACCGCCGTCGCAGCGATTGGTTCGAGCGCCGTCATCGCGTTCGTCATCGCCGCCGTCATCGCGGGCGTCACCGCCGCCGCCTACTCCGAGTTCGCGTCGGTCTACTCCGAGAACGGCGGCGGCTACCTCTTCTGCTCGCGGACTTTCGAGGACCGGGACCTGCTGACCTACAGCATCGGGATGTCGCTGTTTCTCGGCTACACCGGCACGACGGCGTTCTACCTCGCGACGATGGACGAGTGGGTCGTCCGGTTCATCCTCCCCGAAGCGCTTCACTTCCTGCCCCACGGCACCGCCGGCGTGACGACCGCGGTCCTGCTCGGCGTCCTCAACGCCCGCGGGACCGAGGAGAGCGGGAGCTTCCAGCTCATCGTCACGGGCGCGAAGGTCGCCGTCCTGCTCGCGTTCATCGGCGGCGCGTTCGCCTTCCGTGGGCCCTCGGCGGCCGTCGGTACGTTCGCCGGAAACTTCGGCGGCGGCCCGGTCGACATCCTCGCGATATCCGCACTGGCCTTTATCACCTTCTTCGGCTTCTCGGCCATCGCGGCCAGCGCCGGCGAGATAATCAAGCCCAAGCGGACCGTCCCGCGCGCCATCGCCGCGAGCATCATCACGGTCACCGTCCTCTACGCGTTCGTCATCGTCGCGATGGTGAACTCCCCGATTCCCGCGGAGGTCATCGCACAGGAGGGCGAGACGGCGATGGGTCGGGTCGCCGCCTCGTTCCTCGGGAGCATCGGCGAGAGCCTCATCGTCGCCGGGGCCATCTTCTCGATGGTCTCGGCCTCGAACGCGTCGATACTCGCCGCCAGCAGCATCGGCTCGCTGATGGGGACCCGCGGGCAGGCTCCCCGGCGGTTCTCGCGCATCCACCCCGACTACGGGACTCCCTCCTGGAGCGTGGCGACCGCGACGGCGACCATCGTCGCGCTCATCGTGTTCTTCATCGCGCTGTTCCCCGCCGAGGGCGGCCTGCTGGGCGGGCTCGGCCTCCACCTGGGGCTGAACGCCCTGACCGGCTTCGCGACGCTGAACCTCCTGTTGCCGCTCGCCGTCGTCAACGTCGCGCTCATCTACTCCCGGCGGCGGTTCCCCGACATCACGCGGGGCTTCCGCGTCCCCGGCGTCCCCGTCGTCCCGGTCATCGGTGTGCTGGCGAACCTCGGGCTCATCTACAACCTCCCGACCAAAGGCGTCGTGACTGGACTCGTACTGACGGGCGCGATGGTCGTCGTGTACCTCGCCTGGGGCGGCGCGCCGGAGACCGAGGACCTGCTTCGGGAGGTGGTTCCGGAGACGCCAGCGTCGAGTGCGGCGACAGCAGGAGCCGAGGCCGAATCGGTCGCCGGGGCCGGCGGCTTCCGGGTCCTCGTCCCCGTCGCACGCCCGGACCGGGCCGCCCGCTACGTCGAGCTCGCCGCGGCGCTGGCGAAGGTGTCCGACGAGGACCCCATCGTCCACGTCCTCAACGTGACGCAGGTGCCCGACCAGACGCCCTGGGAGTCCGTCCAGGACACTGCGAAGGCACGAACCGAGCGCATCCGGTCGGAACTGGGGGACGACTACGGCGTCGACCTCCTCATCGAGGGCCACACCTGCCGCGACGTGGCCTTCGACATCCTCCAGACGGCGCGCGACGACGACGCCGACCTCATCCTCATGGGGTATCCCGAACGCCATCAGGACGTGACCGAGACCGTCGAGCACGAGGCCCCCTGCGACGTGTTCTTCGCCGACAAGACCACGTCCGCGGACGACCTCGGCGTCATCAACATCGGCGCGGGCGGCGGCCCCCATCACCAGGCCGTGCTCCCGCTCGTGAACGCGCTCGGTCAGTTGGGGAGCGACCTCCACCTCATCAACGTCAGCACCGACGACGAGGGGGCAAACGAGGCGTCGGGGACGACGCTCGACGCGCTCGAAGGCGTCGAGACGACGCAGGTCCACAACGTCCGGGCCGGCACCGTCGCGGACGGCCTCGTCGAGACCGCGGCGGAGAACGGCGGCGTGCTGGTCATCGGCGCGTCCCGGGACCGCTGGCTCAGACAGGCCCTGTTCGGGAGCACACCGGACGAGGTCATCGCGCTGGCCGCCGACCGGGACGTGCCGGTCCTCGTCTACGCCAGCCAGACCGGCGTCTCCGGCCGGCTGAGCGAGCGGCTGTTCCCGGTCACGCGGTACCTCAGAAAGCGGCTGTCGCGGTCGGGCCGGAAACAGGGGTCCAGCCCCGACTGGAACTAG
- a CDS encoding peptidylprolyl isomerase, with amino-acid sequence MSDLTATLHTTAGDIEVELYDERAPTTVENFVGLAEGADDYDGTEIGPGTGAWADPESGEKRIDPLYTDVEIHRVIDDFMIQMGDPTGTGRGGPGYSFDDEFHDDLTHDGPGVLSMANSGPNTNGSQFFITLDAQPHLDGKHAVFGTVVDGMDVVESIGSVDTDRNDAPTEEMLLESVEIHR; translated from the coding sequence ATGAGCGACCTGACCGCGACTCTCCACACGACAGCGGGCGACATCGAAGTCGAACTGTACGACGAGCGCGCGCCGACCACCGTCGAGAACTTCGTCGGCCTGGCCGAGGGGGCCGACGACTACGACGGGACCGAAATCGGCCCGGGGACCGGCGCGTGGGCCGACCCCGAGTCCGGCGAGAAGCGCATCGACCCGCTGTACACCGACGTCGAGATTCACCGCGTCATCGACGACTTCATGATACAGATGGGCGACCCGACCGGCACCGGCCGCGGCGGTCCCGGCTACTCCTTCGACGACGAGTTCCACGACGACCTCACCCACGACGGCCCGGGCGTGCTCAGCATGGCCAACAGCGGCCCGAACACCAACGGCTCGCAGTTCTTCATCACCCTCGACGCCCAGCCCCACCTCGACGGCAAACACGCCGTCTTCGGGACGGTCGTCGACGGGATGGACGTCGTCGAGTCCATCGGCAGCGTCGACACCGACCGCAACGACGCGCCGACCGAGGAGATGCTGCTCGAATCGGTCGAGATTCACCGATAA
- a CDS encoding alpha/beta fold hydrolase: MGQHASARDGTGWTVPAAETPGIHDLVDTNGIRLHTVTAGPPDGDLVVLLHGFPEFWYAWKHQLPRLADAGYRVVAPDLRGYNHSDKPDGVAAYHIDELVADVASLVSALGRERAHVVGHDWGGLVAWQTAIDRPEVVDRLAVLNAPHPSAYERELRRSVDQLLRSWYVLFFQLPVLPEASLRRNGFATVDRLLTDGPTRPDAFTETDVQRYKRALGQPGALTAAVNYYRALARRNAKLTLTQGGVGDRPVTASTLLVWGVQDDALSLALTRDLDEWVPDCRVERLPAASHWVQFDAPERVSDLLLSHLP, translated from the coding sequence ATGGGACAACACGCCAGCGCTCGTGACGGCACGGGGTGGACAGTCCCCGCCGCGGAGACCCCCGGCATCCACGACCTGGTCGACACCAACGGCATCAGGCTCCACACCGTGACCGCCGGGCCGCCGGACGGCGACCTCGTCGTCCTGTTGCACGGCTTTCCGGAGTTCTGGTACGCCTGGAAGCACCAGCTCCCGCGGCTCGCCGACGCCGGCTACCGCGTGGTCGCGCCGGACCTCCGGGGCTACAACCACTCTGACAAGCCCGACGGTGTCGCCGCCTACCACATCGACGAACTGGTCGCCGACGTGGCCAGCCTCGTCTCGGCGCTCGGCCGCGAGCGGGCCCACGTGGTCGGCCACGACTGGGGCGGGCTGGTGGCCTGGCAGACCGCCATCGACCGGCCCGAAGTCGTCGACCGGCTGGCGGTCCTGAACGCGCCCCACCCGTCGGCCTACGAGCGCGAACTCCGCCGCTCGGTCGACCAGCTCCTGCGGTCGTGGTACGTGCTGTTCTTCCAGCTACCCGTGCTTCCGGAGGCCAGCCTCCGCCGGAACGGGTTCGCCACGGTTGACCGTCTCTTGACCGACGGGCCGACCCGCCCGGACGCGTTCACCGAGACAGACGTCCAGCGGTACAAGCGGGCGCTCGGACAGCCCGGAGCGCTCACCGCGGCGGTCAACTACTACCGGGCGCTCGCCCGTCGGAACGCGAAACTAACGCTCACGCAGGGCGGCGTCGGCGACCGCCCGGTGACGGCGTCGACGCTCCTCGTCTGGGGCGTGCAAGACGACGCGCTCTCGCTGGCTCTGACACGGGACCTCGACGAATGGGTGCCGGACTGTCGGGTCGAGCGGCTCCCGGCGGCGAGCCACTGGGTCCAGTTCGACGCCCCCGAACGGGTGTCGGACCTGCTACTGTCGCACCTGCCGTAG
- a CDS encoding anthranilate phosphoribosyltransferase, translating into MAQATREYGEWPLKRLVTEVIGSGPKSADDMTRDQAREAFQRILAGEPDHTTLGSFWLANRWKRNTPEELGGYVDVMAEESVETAAPDADPVDCGANYDGKGRSAILGVAAGVVAAAAGTPVAVHSGDRVPTQKQDAYKHVLDELGVRTEIEPQESADMVDDVGFGFYYQPAFNPGIDALFDRRDQMGVRTFVNTVETLANPADASVHLGSFYHLAFAKKMVRTLVQSETSSLERALFFQGMEGYDDVRPGETIVAEWPVAGDESDDEDIADFEIRTGEYGMDIESEDLQVEDVAEESAAITEAVLTGEREDGFADAVALNAALRIYAREDADSIRAGLEQARDAIADGSAGDTLEDLRDF; encoded by the coding sequence ATGGCACAAGCGACCCGGGAGTACGGCGAATGGCCGCTCAAACGACTCGTGACCGAGGTCATCGGTTCGGGACCGAAGTCGGCCGACGACATGACCCGCGACCAAGCCCGGGAGGCGTTCCAGCGAATCCTCGCCGGCGAACCCGACCACACCACGCTCGGTTCGTTCTGGCTCGCCAATCGCTGGAAGCGCAACACCCCCGAGGAACTGGGCGGGTACGTCGACGTGATGGCCGAGGAGTCGGTCGAGACAGCGGCCCCGGACGCCGACCCGGTCGACTGCGGAGCCAACTACGACGGAAAGGGTCGCTCGGCGATTCTCGGCGTCGCCGCTGGCGTCGTCGCCGCCGCCGCCGGCACGCCCGTCGCCGTTCACTCCGGCGACCGCGTTCCGACACAGAAGCAGGACGCCTACAAGCACGTCCTGGACGAACTCGGCGTCCGAACCGAAATCGAGCCCCAGGAGAGCGCCGACATGGTCGACGACGTTGGCTTCGGCTTCTACTACCAGCCCGCGTTCAACCCCGGCATCGACGCCCTGTTCGACCGCCGCGACCAGATGGGCGTCCGGACCTTCGTCAACACCGTCGAGACGCTGGCGAACCCGGCCGACGCCAGCGTTCACCTCGGCAGTTTCTACCACCTGGCCTTCGCGAAGAAGATGGTCCGCACGCTCGTCCAGTCCGAGACCAGCAGCCTCGAACGGGCCCTGTTCTTCCAGGGGATGGAGGGCTACGATGACGTCCGCCCCGGAGAGACCATCGTCGCCGAGTGGCCCGTCGCGGGCGACGAGTCCGACGACGAGGACATCGCGGACTTCGAGATTCGGACCGGCGAGTACGGCATGGACATCGAGAGCGAGGACCTGCAGGTCGAGGATGTGGCCGAGGAGTCGGCGGCGATAACCGAGGCCGTACTGACCGGCGAGCGCGAGGACGGCTTCGCCGACGCCGTGGCGCTCAACGCCGCGCTCCGCATCTACGCCCGCGAGGACGCCGACAGCATTCGTGCCGGCCTCGAACAGGCCCGCGATGCGATTGCCGACGGCAGCGCCGGCGACACGCTCGAGGACCTCAGGGACTTCTAA
- the ahbB gene encoding siroheme decarboxylase subunit beta, with the protein MSLKSGEWRERIDEVDAALIDEFQSDFPIRERPFEAVGETLGVSAATALDRVEALRDDGIFRRFGPVLNPPVIGSSTLAAVSAPEDRFDEVAEVINGYRQVNHNYARDHEWNMWFVVTAGSRQRRDEILAEIEERTGCSVLVLPMLTDYYIDLEFPVVNGDRFARESLEATDASATRISEDAAADLSDLDRRLLLEIQTGFPLVATPYREVAAAVDADVADVLSAIERLQRTGCIKRIGCVVNHIVTGFDNNCMVVWDVPDDALDERGEAVGELPYVTLCYHRPRRQDQDWPYNLFTMIHGREAAVVDEKIDELAAEHLPYDHDRLYSTATLKQTGARYDDIVGQ; encoded by the coding sequence ATGAGTCTCAAGTCGGGTGAGTGGCGCGAGCGCATCGACGAGGTCGACGCCGCGCTCATCGACGAGTTCCAGAGCGACTTCCCGATTCGGGAACGCCCGTTCGAGGCCGTCGGCGAGACGCTGGGGGTCTCGGCGGCGACGGCGCTCGACCGGGTCGAGGCGCTCCGTGACGACGGCATCTTCCGTCGCTTCGGCCCGGTGCTCAATCCGCCGGTCATCGGCTCCTCGACGCTGGCTGCCGTCAGCGCCCCCGAGGACCGCTTCGACGAGGTCGCCGAGGTAATCAACGGGTACCGGCAGGTGAACCACAACTACGCCCGCGACCACGAGTGGAACATGTGGTTCGTCGTCACCGCGGGGTCACGACAGCGCCGCGACGAGATTCTGGCCGAAATCGAGGAGCGAACCGGCTGTTCGGTGCTCGTCTTGCCGATGTTGACCGACTACTACATCGACCTGGAGTTCCCGGTCGTCAACGGCGACCGCTTCGCCCGGGAGAGCCTGGAGGCGACCGACGCCAGCGCCACGCGGATAAGCGAGGACGCCGCCGCCGACCTCTCGGACTTGGACCGCCGATTGCTGCTGGAAATCCAGACCGGTTTCCCGCTCGTCGCAACCCCTTACCGGGAGGTGGCGGCGGCCGTCGACGCCGACGTGGCGGACGTGCTCTCGGCCATCGAGCGCCTCCAGCGGACCGGCTGTATCAAACGCATCGGCTGTGTCGTCAACCACATCGTCACCGGGTTCGACAACAACTGCATGGTCGTCTGGGACGTGCCGGACGACGCGCTCGACGAGCGGGGGGAGGCCGTCGGCGAACTCCCGTACGTCACGCTCTGCTATCACCGGCCGCGCCGCCAGGACCAGGACTGGCCGTACAACCTCTTTACGATGATTCACGGCCGCGAAGCGGCGGTCGTCGACGAGAAGATTGACGAACTCGCGGCCGAGCACCTGCCCTACGACCACGACCGGCTGTACTCGACGGCGACGCTCAAACAGACCGGGGCGCGCTACGACGACATCGTCGGCCAGTAG
- a CDS encoding HalX domain-containing protein, translated as MSKSRPATVLVVDDERAVADVYAEQLQDRYTVETAYSGETALSKLDAAVDVVLLDRRMPDLSGDEVLSAIREKRHDTRVAMVTAVDPDFDIIEMPFDDYVIKPVSGADLVETVEQLLLHADYEERLRECYSLTAKYAALEASKPPSALAENEEFTELKAELAEVRAELDDITDSFDATDFEMLFRDFETADSAPDSTQS; from the coding sequence ATGTCAAAGAGTCGGCCAGCGACGGTCCTCGTCGTCGACGACGAACGGGCGGTGGCCGACGTGTACGCGGAGCAGTTGCAGGACCGGTACACGGTCGAGACGGCCTACAGCGGCGAAACTGCCCTCTCGAAACTGGACGCCGCGGTCGACGTGGTCCTGCTGGACCGCCGGATGCCGGACCTGTCGGGCGACGAGGTGCTGTCGGCGATACGCGAGAAACGCCACGACACGCGCGTGGCGATGGTGACCGCCGTCGACCCGGACTTCGACATCATCGAGATGCCCTTCGACGATTACGTCATCAAACCGGTGTCGGGGGCGGACCTGGTCGAGACCGTCGAACAGTTGCTCCTGCACGCCGATTACGAGGAACGCCTGCGCGAGTGCTACTCGCTCACGGCGAAATACGCCGCACTGGAGGCCTCGAAACCACCGTCGGCCCTCGCAGAGAACGAGGAGTTCACCGAACTGAAGGCCGAACTCGCGGAGGTCCGGGCGGAACTCGACGACATCACGGACTCGTTCGACGCCACGGACTTCGAGATGCTGTTCCGGGACTTCGAGACGGCCGACTCGGCCCCGGACAGCACGCAGTCCTGA